A window of Gossypium raimondii isolate GPD5lz chromosome 7, ASM2569854v1, whole genome shotgun sequence genomic DNA:
actttccaaattttcatatttcataatcatataatttaattactacaTCAATGTTTCAGATTTTTCTACTCAAACccttagaatttaaaatttacaaattttactatttgatccttacttcaattttatcaaattaaataatttttcaacttACTCatccaaataatattcaaaataaatatttaccactttcaacttaattaaacataaatttatattcgAAATTtacaattaagcttaattaagtaaattaagattaattaaaatataaataagctttatgaaataaactcaattaaacaatgaaaagataataaaatctcaaatgtatgtttgtttcattgaaaacaacttttatgaaatattttcaagaaatcagccaaacaacagaaaatattttacacaaattcatccaaaaacaaaaaaatattagcttttccaaaaaagtaaatcattttccaaaaatcattttctgaaaaccattttcagtgaaacaaacggagccttagtttatttattattaaaaggaACAAGTTAACTCTTGTAGTtgaaaagttaacattttaATCCATGCACGTTAACTTTGTTGTTAATGAAATGACATGGTTTAATGATGGCTAACAcgacattaaatcaaaataaaaaacttactGGTCTCGAAAACAAATGGCTGATGTCGCTTATGGTGGCGATGTGGACAAAAGTACAAATAATTTAAGTGTAACAATTAtctaaaagaacaaataaaataaaaaaacaattagcAAAATTAAGGTGCAAGGAGTAAAATGCCAACTTTTCAAACATACAAGGATCAAAATAAAGGAACTAAAATGAACTTCATGATATGATACAGGGCTTGTCTTAAACTTCAACTGTTAtgtttcttaaattatttaatttatatcaaataaaaattaatcattaaaaggttaattatcaaatttgcacataaaaattttattgttgttcatatgtatatatgaaactttaattttggtttcaattttacacattttaaaaataaataaataaatttattattttcatattggattGATACGATTATTGGTATATGCTAtacataaaaaatgataatatatcgAAAGTGttattaaatgtgaaaattaaattaaatcaaaatttcatatatacaattgcacaaaatcaaagttaatAGATGACATTGTACATTGGACTAAAGTTATATctagttttgatatttatcccatataaaaacaacataatttttaaaatatttatagacgAGTCTAaacaaatttcaattaattatttataagtatGAATGGATATGGACAAAACTTGAGACTCATATCTACAACGCTTAAAATCATGGTAATTAGTATTATATCGGTTGGTACATATCGCtccaattttaaataatctatGTTTCGTTCCAATCAAAATTACAATCATTCTAATGAGTTTCAACTTCTTTCAGTTAATATTGGTACATACCAACCTATATcgattgatataaaattttgatattttaaaccAACCATTAGAACTTTTATCTTAACCATTTTACAATTtctataattacatttaaaatcaactagtaattaaattaaattattgagtataattaataactttaaaacttatatttacataatacaaaaaaattatgtttacatataaatacatttatatagatataattaagatatattcacatgtatatataatttaatttaattttaccaaaataataattaaactataaatacatgtatatgaaaatgTTCACAAGcacatataatttatcaaaaactaaaaagtaaattataaatatatatatgttaaaaatattgataaatctaAAACGATACACCAAAACATGTCAGTAATAgatatcaataccaaaacagAAGCAATACGCTTACTAGTACTGGCTATCTTgcttaaaatcttatttatgGTGTTGATATCAAATGGATTCAATTATAACTCAATTTAGGCCATAAACACTTGTAAATAATGAGTTTGATCCAAACTCAACCTGGCCCATAGACACGTAATCCTACTAATACAATATTGACTACCTTACTTAAGATCTTATGTATGGTATTGATATCATAATGAGTTCCATCATAACTTAACCTAGTCATAACACTTACAAATAATGGATTTGATTCAAACTCAACCTAGCCCATAAACACTTGTAATAGTAAGGGtgcattttcaattttaaccgaattaattcgattaatcaATTGACCATCAAATCTAATTCAGTCAAGGTCGATTAAAggttttttgaaatttcagttatCGATTAATTCGGCTCGAAATCGAATAATTAACtatattaattgattaatctaaattaataatatattataggcccaaaatattaGATAAGTCCAATACATTATataaactcaaaatataaaaattaattgatttatatatatattttttataatgggcttaaaaaagtattatgaaaactaaaattatttgaaaaataatataaacaaaagaaatgtaaattttttggttaattcgattaatagcctgaataaaccaaaattattcCAGTCGGGTTAATAGGcttctaaaaaaattcaattcggCTAACTATTAGAGCTTTTAAAATTTCTGACTAATTTAGCTAATGATAATTCGGTTCGAATATTAACCAAACCGACCATTTGAATACACCTATGTAATAGGTAAGGAAGTTTCAAACAAGTAGGTTTGAGAAAGTTTCCGGAAACCAAACTTAAAGGAGGCTAGAATTGCATGAATCAACTAAACAGAACACATGGAtatatacctttttttttttccccaaataAATATAATGCAACAAATACATGCAGTAAGTCAATCTATAAAACAAGTTTAGGTAGGTCCTTACCTGCTGTTAAACGCAAACAACAAATGCACATGGCACCAAGAACAAATGCACATGGTTTAGTCCCACAAATATATAGGTACATCAACTACCAGACATCCCATACCATAGATGTTATAGAACTAACCAAAAGTATCTATttccataaataatttaataggcTAAGCTAGTTTTTACAGAGGAAATTAATGAGCAAGATCCTTAATGATGGAGTAATATCCTTATCCTGACCCTACCAACACGCAAGGGTGAAGGCAGAAAATTGCTGTAGGGGACCAAAAATGAAACATAGTTTTTTGGAAAGTCAgtgcaaatttaccattatactatgtttcataaaattttaagcctaACTGGCAAAtctaccatttttttttttttggggggggggggggggttaggCAACTACCTGCCCCTTTGCCTTTACCCCTGCCAATAAGTGTTGGATGTAGTACTAACTACTAAAGCACATGGCACTCCCTGTGAGAGAACTCAAGTTCAAACCTGAAGGTGACATTGTTAGGAAGGGCAGTTATGAACCCTGATAGGATTTAAGGTTTCATGGACGGTAAAACAGACCCAAAGAATATCTTGATCATACCAAAAAAGAAATATCCTTATGGGACCCTCCGGGGTGGTTAAGAAGAGCTGGAAAGATGAAGTGATTGCCTGTTTAGGCAAGGAAATAGTATACAAGTTTGTGGTGGTTGGAGAACAATGACAGTAACTAAACTTGGACCAGAAGCAGCCAACCAGATTCTTCAACTTCAAACACACAATCATatatatcatcatcatcattgttTAACTAACTACCAAAATAATCaatgttatcattattataatctTTGCTACTTTAGGGAGGTGTTATAGGAACAGCTTAAATAACCCCAAATGGTTCATTGCATACCTAATGCTTAGATTTTGATCATAGAGAGTTAACTTCTGGAACCTGCCCAACTTGAACCCGAAATGACACGAAATCAATAACCCAAACTGAAAAATCCAACAAGCAAAGCTAAAATGATCTGAACGTTGACCTGCATTAGCAGAGGCATTCAAGGTATATGCCTAGCAATGAAAACAAGAACCTAATATGCATGTTCCCTTTAAGAAAATAAGATCATATGGCTATGTAATCATTGAAATTTGGGAAATAAAACTGAAAACCAGACTAATTATGTCACCAAAACTAAAGATTTTGTCTACAAACTACAAACAAAGTTGTTTCTCCATGAACAATTACACTAAACATATAGACCAGCTCTAAAGCAAATAAACAACCAATATGaacaaaaggggaaaaaaaacacaactatgaatttatgatATACATACAGTTCAATGAGCCCCACTTTGAAGATAATCCCTTCCATTTGCTATGGCCTGGCAAAAACACCCCAAATCTTACCCTTACCAAGACTCTCCAAAAGCTTCTTAGCTCCATCAATGTTCACTTCAACAAGTTTCTGCAAATGCACACAAGCACCAGCAGCAATCATTTGCTTCCTGCATTTCTTAGAATGTAGGAGCTCGGACAAGATCGAAACAGGGTATTTTTTATCTAGATTTTGTATCAAAGGATCTAATAATTGAACAACATTTACTATCCCCCTTTCATCTTTGTGGAAAACCTTTCTGTTACCGACGTATAAGACGAGCTTCGACAATGCCATTGCACCagcttctttttcttcaacAGCTTTGCCATCTAGCATTTTAATTAATGGTGCAATGCATCCACATTCACCCATTTCTTTCCTTGTTTTCAAGGAAAACCCGAGCTCGTAAACAGCTTTAGCTGCTGCAATTCTTACATTTAAACCCCCACAGTTCAAAGCAGATACAAGACGGGCAATGAAACCATCAGCAACTAAAGCTTCTGCAATAGGGGGAAAAGAAGCTAAATGCCTAATGAATTCAATAGCAACTTCAAGACTTTTTGGATTTGGAGATGAATCCAAGAAATTCTTCAAACAATCAATCCCATTTTCCTTAACAATCAAAAGCTTTAACTTAGAATCATTAGAAACCAAGTTACATAAACACCCAATTGAGTTTTCTTGTGCTAAAACAGTCCCTGAAGAAACAAGtccaattaaaacaaaaatggcGTTTTCTTCAATGAAATTctctttaatttcattaaaagaaGCCAAGTTTTTCAAAACCCCAGCAGCAAAAGCTTGTGAACCAGGTGTACCAACTTGACAAATCTCTAAAAGAGATGAAATCCCACCTCTAGAACCAATTGCTCTTGCATTTTCTTTAGAGAAAGTTAAAGCTTGTAAAGCTATACAGGATTTTTCCTTTGAGAAACCACTTCCTGATTCAAGAACTCGAAGGAGATGATTCAAAAGCAATAACCCTTCAGCGATTAACACATGTTTGCTCGATTCCACCATTGATACCCTCGAAATGGCGGCCACCGTCTTTTCCTTCATCTCTAAAGAGCTTGAATCAAGTAACCGTACTAGCACTGGAACCACACCCTGTGCTACAGCTATCATCACGTTTTTATCATCTTCTTGAAGCAAACCCAGAAGAGAATCCATGGCTGAGTTCTTCGACTCGTTTGTCCCAATTTGTAACCGAGTGATCAAATTCCTCGACTCAACTCGTACTGCTTCTTTCTTCGAAGAAGAACTCGATACGGCACCGTCTTGAAGCACTCCACTCCGAATCAAAATCTCACTATCCATAACATGCCGGTTTAATTTCGCTAAAACGGCGTCGAGGTCACTCTGGGTCTTCAACTTTCCCTCGGTCAAACCATCGTTTTGACACTTCCGAGAAAGCGAAACAGCGTCGTTCAAGGTGAGAAAAACGGAATGAATGAGGTCGACGGCAAGGGGATTAGATAACGAAGAAGGGAAATCAGAGAGGTCAACGAGTTGACTCTGGAGACCCAAAAGCTTTGATTTGATCAAACCCCATTTGCCTTTGAAATTGCTGATGTTTTGAATTTGGTCCAAAAGAGAAACCAAAAGAAGCTTCGAAGCGGAAATTGGGTCGTCGTTTTCTGGTTCTTTCATGGCGGCTAAACCCAGTTTTTTCTTCCCtcgcttttttttctttttcctgtttGGAAGAATAGAAAGTTTGTGCAGTGAAAAGAACGAAAAAGGAAAAGCgaggagaaaagagagagaatttagggtttagagtgtAAAGGGGCCTAGAGAGAGAAAAGAGTGATTGGGAAACGATGGAGCAGTAGTAGCCAGCAAGTGAACTGGCTTGGCCTGGAGATATAGTTCGGGAGATGTGAAACGTTGTTGAGTATGACACGCAATTCAGGCGCGTGAATTTCACCGCcagttgattttatttaaaccaactcatatttataaaagacaaacccaaatttataattaaattataataacttCTGTTCGAGTTCCTCCAAATAATTGCTCTTACAAAAAAGCTATTAACTAAGCACTTAAACAATAGATAAACTCTCTCTAAATACATCAAAAgagaaatattttcaaattgcaAGCCTCATGCTTGGATCGTGATTCTACAAAATTTGCTGCCAACATAAAGATAACACTCTCAAGTCTTTTAAATGTGTTACTTCAGATAAATATCTTATGTTTTTTGTTGATGATACGATCACAAAGAGAAACATAATTTACTCCGCAACCACattcttgataaatttaaatatttttaattttaattttagcatgatattatagtgaaatttcaaaaaatattaataattaattaaattaatgcatactatcaactcgaataaaatattaatttatatataaagctattttacaaataaatattaatattttttatttattttgcatattcCGTGGATCgaaaatgattataaaataagtaaaacattatataatattaagggtaaactatacaaaTGGTCACCTAACTATGTCTGTATTCctattttagtcacccaactttaaaaatattcaatttaggcACTAACGtttgaatttgttattgttttagtCACTCGCCGTTAATTTGATAACGAAAAACCCTTTTTCTAACCGGtgtaataacacatttagttcTCAATACTTACTTATTATATCAACTTGAtactaattctaaataattcaataaatttgacCCTTCACATTTACAAgttatatcaattttatcttcAAACTTTCAAACCAaagctttcatcttttaaaataGAGGCATTCCACATCtatttctgttttatttatGCTTGGAATTATCCAATTCGATACATAAcccttttgtttatatttttaagaagttagtgttagaaattaactaaacaccattaaaaataatataaaaatacaaattttaaaaatatagtatgtataataaaattatataaataatttaatatttgtaaaaaatattttttcactttgactatcataattttagtttttaattaatttggtaaatgatttaacactaaatcaaattattagtGATACAAATTGCTTATTGTATATGTGACAAAACAGTACAACACTAATCACAGATGGACCCAACCAAAGAACCAAATGAGGATTCAGGACAGTCATTAGGAGAAGTCATAGAATAAAACGATAGTTACAATATTTCTATGCATATTTAGTTTAGTTGTTTTTCACAAAAACAAATAGAACACATAATAATCTATTAAtcggtttataaaattaaaacaatcacTATCAatgtaacaaaagaaaattcaattaattttcatttttttcttgtgaaaaatacatgttcataattttttcttatacgttattgattgaataaattggATTTTCAAATCCATGTTTTTAACTCTagatttaatttccaattttaaGGACCAACTTCGAGAATTATTTCTACGCACCTTAAAAGGAAATATCATACTTTTAACAATAAGAGTAAAcctaaagtgttttttttaaggttttattttccattttctttagcCAACATTCTATCAAAAagggttataaaatattattatttagaagaaaactaataaaaaatatgaaataaagttTCAAGTTAAACTTATTGGTACCTAATTGGCTCGGAAAATGGCTCATTAGttaagagaattttttttggagGGTTCAAATTTATAGATGTGGAATGCCTCTGTTTTAAAAGCTGAAAGCTTTGATTAGAAAGTTTGAGAATAAAATTGATAGTATTTGTAAATGTGatgggttaaatttattaaattatttagaattaagatCAAAAGGATAGAACAAGCaagtattgaggactaaatgtgttattataataGTTAGAAAAAACTTTTGTTATCAATTTAACGatgggtgaccaaaataagaacaattcaaatattaatgcctaaattgaaaatttttaaagttgagttcCAAAATATAAGAATGCGGAATAGTTAGGTTACCAtttgtatagtttaccctaacaATAAAGTGCATcaaactttatatttaatttataataaactttattaaccatttgggtaaactatagctaaggtcattaaactattagtaactttaagttttagtcatttaacttcaaaatgttacaaaacGATCATTGAActgttcaaaaattttcatttaagtcactgaactatttgaaagtcctttttatttaagtcattgggctattaagtttttcttttaaaaaagtcTAACTAGCAAGTTACAAGCGATGATTCGACAATCGGTATAATGGATCAATATCAATTGACGAATAGAAGAACATACTTTATATCCAAGTCGATTTGAcagttagtgttaaagatcaaataagaaaattgtttagattttggtttgCAAGTTCATGATATTCAAAGTTATTCCATTAAAAAAACTGAATTGTAAAAGATAAAGGGAAATAGATCATTCGATTGGTGCAAGCGTTACTAACAAAGAAGGTCatacaacaacgattttaacaactcattgatttaaatgaaaaaaattgaacaattcatgacaaattttgtaactttttgaagttgagtgaccaagTAGTAAAATGACCATAAGTGCAATTTACCCTAATTAATATAGATAGGCAAAATCAAGGACGTAAGCTGGAGTGTGACACACGCGCTATAAAACGGAGGTAATAAAAGGGTGACGATTGTGCGATGATCGGAAACTGAGCCGAAAACAGAGAAAAACAGTCAGAGTCAGAGCAATAAAATAGGGCTGTGATACAAAGTTATAAGCTTAGAATGAGGTGGGATCCAGCGAATCCCTCCTTTCCAATAATTACTTCATTTcttaaaggttaaattattcCATTAGTCTCTGTACTTTACAAAATTTACGAATTTAGtcttatttcttataatttaatcaattttagtctttgtactttcgaattttgaaattttagtcttaaccCAAACAACACCAGTTAAATTTGTTCGTTTAATTTCAATTACTAGTCCAATGCTATGcatataattgtagatttagcccatattcttcaattggatcattctaagtctatatttttttcaaaatttgaaaattcaattttgatgcAAATGATAATCGTCAATCAATTAACtggatttttagtgagtaataagCGAAAATAACAAGCTAACATGGCATTACATAGATGATAATGTTTGTCGATCAAATTtcgaaaatatcaaaattcaatgaatttgagatttaatctttgGTGAGGAttggaatttaaattttgaaaagtataaagattaaaaaccaaattaaggtaaaatattatatctacaacttttgtaaagtacaaggactaataacaaaatttaaccttttaaaatgatttattgatttttttaaaaattattccgtacatatattttaattttaggaaaagagtgtatatatttattagtttagatacattttcaaagtaaaaaaaaaaacatgtcaatgtttcaatttttaaaaaatatttttttgatatattttatggtttatgttCTGAATTTGTGGTTGTTACTTGTCTCTCTCAACAATGTTGTCTTTAAGGTTCGAACTTACGTCTCTCACTGAAAACGCAATATACATTACTGTtgcatccaacacttgttggtgtaaaattaaaatattttatttcaatgtattaaatatttattctttaaaaaaaactataattatcaatatcaaattggaataatccaatttttattgtttaatgatgggttaaatcactttttgggttgaacttgacaacttttCTCATATTGaggtctaaatttttttttggttcaagtTAGACCCTAAGTTTAGCAATTATTTCACGTTATGAATTGAactttttttgttcaagttagtCCTTAAAAATCCTAAAGCTCAGGCCCCGATATtggaacaattgtcaagttgATGCCAAATACGGGAACAACTGCCAAGTTTAAAGacttaggcaaaaaaaaaagttgaagctcaaatatggaAATAATTGCCTAGTTTAGACTCCAATGTAGaaataattgtcaagtttaatGTCTaacttggaaaaagaaattgaagccccaacatgaaaaaaaaatattaaattcggGACTTAAATGGTGATTTAACCTTTAATGATAAAGGATATGGATAGTTATGGAAGAACAATAATCGACCTTTTCATTAATTACTGGTTTCTTAGTTTTGTAGTTACGAGAATGAATTTTGCTAATTAAAGTAATGTTTTTAGCATTGAATTTTATAGTTAGAGACTTAATTTCATGATGTCACTAACCTTTTATCTGCTTAgaatattcattttatattaaaaaatattatgcatttgatattcattttataattataattataatttctaaaacttaaaaatatatttaaaaattaaaagcatctaattttttaaaagaatataaataattttcaaaaaatttcaaaataataaaaaagaaaatctaaaattaaaatcaaaatctctattttatatattttcaacatCACTCACATTGATTTgtaaacattataaataaaaggataaactACACCAAAGGTTATTAAGCTATTAGTaactttacattttagtcactaaaaaaagttataaaatgatcactgAATTactcaaaagtttttatttaagtcactaggctattaagtttttctttaaagTCTGGCTAGCGTTCTAAGTAATGATTCAACATTTGGAACGATGGATTAGTACCCATTaacgagtagaagaacatatcttAGATCCAAGTTAATTTGACGGTTAATGTAGAAGATCAGA
This region includes:
- the LOC105785831 gene encoding uncharacterized protein LOC105785831, whose amino-acid sequence is MKEPENDDPISASKLLLVSLLDQIQNISNFKGKWGLIKSKLLGLQSQLVDLSDFPSSLSNPLAVDLIHSVFLTLNDAVSLSRKCQNDGLTEGKLKTQSDLDAVLAKLNRHVMDSEILIRSGVLQDGAVSSSSSKKEAVRVESRNLITRLQIGTNESKNSAMDSLLGLLQEDDKNVMIAVAQGVVPVLVRLLDSSSLEMKEKTVAAISRVSMVESSKHVLIAEGLLLLNHLLRVLESGSGFSKEKSCIALQALTFSKENARAIGSRGGISSLLEICQVGTPGSQAFAAGVLKNLASFNEIKENFIEENAIFVLIGLVSSGTVLAQENSIGCLCNLVSNDSKLKLLIVKENGIDCLKNFLDSSPNPKSLEVAIEFIRHLASFPPIAEALVADGFIARLVSALNCGGLNVRIAAAKAVYELGFSLKTRKEMGECGCIAPLIKMLDGKAVEEKEAGAMALSKLVLYVGNRKVFHKDERGIVNVVQLLDPLIQNLDKKYPVSILSELLHSKKCRKQMIAAGACVHLQKLVEVNIDGAKKLLESLGKGKIWGVFARP